Proteins encoded within one genomic window of Candidatus Baltobacteraceae bacterium:
- a CDS encoding acyltransferase, whose amino-acid sequence MNPVRRIGTLWRALKTALRSATADQAQRDALPGVLFGSSVLVRGADRITAGKNVFIDHRAYLSASAVGGSRGYIHIGDGVEIGPYSVLWGGGGIEIGNNVHMGAHVHVTSQQGRKVPSSQTDPAVPLTIDCAPVRIEDHVLLYSGVIVVPGVTIGHHAIVAAGSVVTADIPPYATAAGAPARVVRQDAIA is encoded by the coding sequence ATGAACCCAGTCCGGCGCATTGGGACCCTTTGGCGCGCACTGAAAACGGCGCTGCGCTCCGCCACCGCGGATCAAGCGCAACGCGACGCCTTACCGGGCGTGCTTTTCGGCAGCAGCGTGCTGGTGCGCGGCGCCGATCGCATCACCGCGGGGAAGAACGTCTTTATCGATCATCGCGCGTACCTGAGTGCGTCGGCCGTCGGCGGATCGCGCGGATACATACACATCGGCGACGGCGTCGAGATCGGGCCGTATAGTGTATTATGGGGTGGCGGCGGGATCGAAATCGGCAACAACGTGCACATGGGTGCACACGTGCACGTGACGTCGCAGCAAGGACGCAAAGTGCCGTCCTCGCAAACCGATCCTGCCGTGCCGTTGACGATCGACTGTGCACCGGTGCGCATCGAAGACCACGTGCTGTTGTACTCGGGCGTCATCGTGGTTCCCGGAGTGACGATCGGACATCACGCGATCGTCGCTGCGGGCTCGGTCGTGACGGCCGACATTCCGCCCTACGCTACAGCCGCCGGAGCGCCTGCCCGCGTCGTTAGGCAGGACGCGATAGCCTAA
- a CDS encoding nucleoside-diphosphate sugar epimerase/dehydratase yields MSLLIESVKMKIGIKAEPHARGIRPGLRYGLLAADLLLSLGAVALATEIADVHSATVRQLAIVGLVLFITGSYAQFRYESARTFDFHDVLRLLLGATAGALVAFVCIWLLVTPLHHVSGRLVAVAAMVAFTMRMFLRIGLVLVRTKIITHRPNAQRVVVVGVGMPAFTLIKEIQEDRDLPIRVMGCVDDGIAIKRVDGVKILGGVEDLPKIVVQLQLDSVIVAIPAAPLQTINRIKQLCSDSKGANGAPPTVKVVPNAADLLNDRVTISRIRDIRLEDVLSRDPVVVDTASLRPHLENQVVLVTGAGGSIGSELCRQIVTFEPKLLVLLGHGENSLFAIEQELRLNYGFTRTKMILADVADAWAIRSTFGRYYPRIVFHAAAHKHVPIVEANICEAVRNNVMGTRTVALAAAATGAAKFVLLSTDKAVNPSSVMGLTKRMSELVVQSFAGGSATEFVAVRFGNVLGSRGSVIPVFKQQVAAGGPVTITHRDMRRYFMTIPEAVSLVLQAMSIGRDGEVFVLDMGDPIRIMDLAEQVIRLSGFTPYQEIDIVETSMRPGEKLFEEILTNREDFSRTSHERLFIAKQDRLDYSELGRAMVQLQRTIRASDWRATLETMRQFVPEYTPDANLQLTPPHSTAKVERNVIEPITKSEPTVKERSRATR; encoded by the coding sequence ATGAGCTTGCTAATAGAATCGGTGAAGATGAAGATCGGCATCAAAGCGGAACCGCACGCGCGCGGCATCCGACCCGGATTACGCTATGGATTGCTGGCGGCGGACCTCTTGCTCTCACTGGGAGCCGTCGCGCTGGCTACGGAGATTGCCGACGTTCACTCGGCGACGGTGCGCCAGCTTGCCATCGTCGGTCTAGTTCTCTTCATCACCGGATCGTACGCACAGTTTCGCTACGAGAGCGCGCGCACGTTCGACTTCCACGACGTTTTACGGCTGCTCCTAGGAGCGACGGCCGGGGCGTTGGTTGCATTCGTCTGCATTTGGCTGCTCGTTACACCGCTGCATCACGTATCGGGACGCTTGGTCGCCGTCGCGGCGATGGTGGCCTTTACAATGCGGATGTTTCTGCGAATCGGGCTCGTGCTCGTGCGCACGAAGATCATCACCCACCGGCCGAACGCTCAACGGGTCGTGGTGGTCGGCGTGGGCATGCCCGCTTTCACCTTGATCAAGGAAATCCAAGAGGACCGCGATCTTCCGATTCGGGTGATGGGATGCGTGGACGACGGTATCGCGATCAAGCGCGTCGACGGAGTGAAGATTCTGGGAGGCGTCGAGGATCTTCCGAAAATCGTCGTACAGCTGCAGCTCGACTCGGTCATCGTCGCCATCCCCGCGGCTCCGTTGCAGACGATCAATCGCATCAAGCAGCTCTGCAGCGATTCCAAGGGCGCCAACGGCGCGCCGCCGACCGTTAAGGTCGTCCCCAACGCCGCCGATCTGCTCAATGACCGCGTGACGATCTCGCGAATTCGCGACATTCGGCTCGAGGACGTCCTTTCGCGCGATCCGGTCGTCGTCGATACCGCATCGTTGCGTCCCCATCTCGAAAACCAAGTCGTGCTCGTCACCGGCGCCGGCGGTTCGATCGGCAGCGAGCTGTGCCGCCAAATCGTGACGTTCGAGCCGAAGCTCCTCGTGCTGTTGGGTCATGGCGAAAATAGCCTCTTCGCCATCGAGCAGGAGCTGCGGCTGAACTACGGCTTTACCCGCACGAAGATGATCTTGGCCGACGTCGCCGACGCCTGGGCGATACGGTCGACGTTCGGACGCTACTACCCGCGCATCGTCTTTCACGCCGCAGCCCACAAGCACGTGCCCATCGTCGAAGCGAACATCTGCGAAGCGGTTCGTAATAACGTGATGGGCACGCGGACCGTGGCCTTGGCCGCCGCCGCTACCGGCGCCGCGAAATTCGTGCTGCTCTCGACCGACAAGGCCGTCAATCCGAGCAGCGTGATGGGACTGACCAAGCGTATGTCCGAGCTGGTCGTGCAGTCGTTCGCCGGCGGCAGCGCGACGGAGTTCGTCGCCGTGCGTTTCGGCAACGTGCTCGGCAGCCGCGGCAGCGTCATCCCCGTTTTCAAGCAGCAAGTTGCGGCCGGTGGACCCGTGACGATTACCCACCGCGACATGCGGCGGTATTTCATGACGATCCCGGAAGCCGTGTCGCTCGTCCTGCAAGCAATGTCGATCGGGCGCGACGGTGAGGTGTTCGTGCTCGACATGGGCGACCCCATTCGGATCATGGATCTCGCCGAACAGGTCATTCGCTTGTCGGGCTTTACGCCATATCAGGAGATCGACATCGTCGAAACCTCAATGCGTCCCGGCGAGAAGTTGTTCGAGGAGATCTTGACCAACCGGGAAGATTTTTCGCGGACCAGCCACGAGCGGCTTTTCATTGCCAAACAAGACCGGCTCGACTATAGCGAGCTGGGCCGTGCGATGGTTCAGCTGCAGCGCACCATACGCGCGTCGGATTGGCGCGCAACGCTCGAGACGATGCGCCAGTTCGTTCCCGAATATACGCCCGATGCCAACCTGCAGTTAACTCCGCCCCATTCGACGGCGAAAGTCGAACGCAACGTCATCGAGCCAATCACCAAAAGCGAACCCACTGTGAAGGAAAGATCGCGTGCAACTCGTTGA
- a CDS encoding DegT/DnrJ/EryC1/StrS family aminotransferase: MIPILDLTRQHRQLRPELERAIGAVLDAGTFINGPNVKALEEEIARYIGVPHAVGLNSGTDALHLALRALDIGPGDEVITTPFTFIATTEAIGMVGATPVFVDIDPATLNIDPRAIAAAVTPRTKAIIPVHLYGLPAPMDEINAIAAKHHLAVIEDCAQSIGATSGGVRTGALGTIGAFSFFPSKNLGACGDGGMVTTSDEQLAERVRRLRAHGAAVKYYHDELGVNSRLDELQAAILRVKLLCLEGWIERRRTVAAWYTVELGRLPAIGLPLSRPQQTVRHVYHQFTIRILDGQRDRVARDLRERGVQTMVYYPVPLHLQAVHASLRLGAGAFPHAEEAAREVLSLPMFPELRDTEVDRVVSAVEKSVKRQGVPA, encoded by the coding sequence ATGATACCGATTCTGGACCTCACCCGCCAGCATCGTCAGCTGCGACCGGAGCTGGAGCGCGCGATCGGCGCGGTCCTGGATGCCGGCACGTTCATTAACGGCCCCAACGTCAAGGCGCTCGAAGAGGAAATCGCGCGATACATCGGCGTGCCCCACGCCGTCGGACTGAACTCGGGGACCGACGCACTGCATCTCGCGCTGCGTGCACTCGACATCGGTCCGGGCGACGAAGTCATTACGACGCCGTTCACCTTCATCGCGACGACCGAGGCGATCGGTATGGTCGGGGCGACGCCGGTCTTCGTGGATATCGATCCCGCGACGCTCAACATCGATCCCCGCGCGATCGCGGCGGCGGTCACGCCGCGCACGAAGGCCATCATCCCCGTGCACTTGTACGGTTTGCCGGCGCCGATGGACGAGATCAACGCGATTGCCGCCAAGCATCACCTGGCCGTGATCGAAGATTGCGCGCAATCGATCGGCGCGACTTCCGGCGGCGTTCGTACCGGAGCCCTCGGCACCATTGGTGCATTTAGCTTTTTTCCGTCAAAAAACTTAGGGGCGTGCGGCGACGGCGGCATGGTCACCACGTCCGACGAGCAGCTCGCCGAACGCGTGCGCCGCTTGCGCGCGCACGGAGCCGCGGTGAAATACTACCACGACGAGCTCGGGGTCAACAGTCGCCTCGACGAGCTTCAGGCCGCGATCCTTCGCGTTAAGCTGCTGTGTCTGGAAGGATGGATCGAACGCCGGCGCACGGTTGCGGCTTGGTATACCGTGGAGCTGGGCCGCTTGCCCGCAATAGGACTGCCGCTGAGCCGGCCGCAGCAAACGGTGCGCCACGTCTACCATCAGTTCACGATTCGGATCCTCGACGGTCAACGCGATCGCGTTGCCCGCGACTTGCGCGAACGCGGCGTGCAAACGATGGTATACTATCCGGTACCGTTGCACTTACAGGCAGTTCACGCAAGCTTGCGACTGGGCGCAGGCGCCTTTCCGCACGCGGAAGAGGCGGCGCGCGAGGTGCTGTCGCTGCCGATGTTCCCCGAACTGCGGGATACGGAAGTCGATCGCGTCGTTTCGGCGGTGGAGAAGAGCGTCAAGCGCCAGGGCGTGCCGGCATGA
- a CDS encoding acyltransferase encodes MDGVAEKTYFVHESSYVDEPVEIGDGTKIWHFSHVMTGSSIGRECTIGQNVVIGPRARIGNRVKIQNNVSVYEGVELEDDVFCGPSMVFTNVTTPRCGTPRNRPEDFAPTRVRRGASLGANCTVVCGHTIGEFAFVGAGSVVTTDVPPYALVYGNPARIRGYACECGVRLTVAYDAARCEQCGRMYVEEHGRLRRTGR; translated from the coding sequence ATGGACGGCGTAGCCGAAAAAACCTATTTCGTACACGAAAGTTCCTACGTCGACGAACCAGTGGAAATCGGCGACGGCACCAAGATCTGGCACTTTTCACACGTCATGACGGGAAGCTCGATCGGACGTGAGTGTACGATCGGGCAAAACGTCGTCATCGGCCCGCGGGCGCGCATCGGTAATCGCGTCAAGATTCAGAATAACGTCTCGGTTTACGAAGGCGTGGAGCTCGAAGATGACGTGTTCTGCGGACCGAGCATGGTGTTCACGAACGTCACGACGCCTCGCTGCGGCACGCCGCGCAACCGGCCCGAAGATTTTGCGCCGACCCGGGTTCGTCGCGGGGCGAGCTTAGGCGCGAACTGTACGGTGGTCTGCGGCCACACGATCGGTGAGTTCGCGTTCGTAGGCGCCGGTTCGGTCGTAACGACCGACGTCCCGCCGTACGCGCTGGTCTACGGCAACCCGGCTCGCATTCGCGGTTACGCGTGCGAATGCGGCGTTCGCCTGACCGTCGCCTACGACGCGGCGCGCTGCGAACAATGCGGCCGTATGTACGTCGAGGAACACGGGCGCCTGCGGAGGACCGGCCGATGA
- a CDS encoding nucleotide sugar dehydrogenase, whose protein sequence is MQLVEPVPLRLSGLKKKILDRSAVVGVAGVGYVGLPLAVEKAKVGFTVIGYDRNPIRVDQVNQGLNYIRDVNDRELAGMVDAGRLSATTDFSSIGKCDVVIICVPTPLTVNLDPDISFIKAVAELVAHQLRPGQLVCLESTTYPGTTNDVLRPILERSGLKVGEDFFLCFSPERVDPGNARYTTKNTNKVVGGVTQACLEAGVTFYEQTILHVLPVSSPKVAELTKVFENTFRAVNIAMVNEMAILCDRLGIDIWEVIDAAATKPFGIMRFDPGPGVGGHCIPLDPFYLAWKAREYDFRVRFIELAGEINVGMPYFVREKVLRALNERGKALKGASILALGVAYKRDIDDYRESPALKVMELLQRDGARIDYHDPHVPSFTDERGKAWHSIPLSKDVLERTDCVVILTDHSTVDYGRVLEQAELVIDTRNATKDVRQKLNGKVQKSLVLL, encoded by the coding sequence GTGCAACTCGTTGAACCCGTTCCGCTGCGGCTCAGCGGTCTAAAGAAGAAGATCCTCGATCGCAGCGCGGTCGTCGGCGTCGCCGGTGTCGGCTACGTCGGGTTACCGCTGGCCGTCGAAAAAGCGAAGGTCGGGTTCACGGTGATAGGGTACGATCGCAATCCTATTCGCGTGGATCAAGTCAATCAGGGTCTCAACTACATTCGCGACGTTAACGATCGCGAACTGGCCGGAATGGTCGACGCCGGCCGTTTGAGCGCGACGACGGACTTTTCGAGCATTGGGAAGTGCGACGTCGTGATCATCTGCGTTCCGACGCCGCTCACCGTAAATCTCGATCCCGACATCTCGTTCATTAAAGCCGTGGCCGAGTTGGTCGCGCATCAGCTGCGCCCGGGCCAGCTCGTCTGCCTGGAAAGCACGACGTATCCCGGGACGACCAACGACGTGCTGCGGCCGATTCTCGAACGCTCGGGATTGAAAGTCGGAGAGGATTTCTTCCTGTGCTTTTCGCCGGAGCGCGTCGACCCGGGCAACGCGCGCTATACGACCAAGAACACCAACAAGGTGGTCGGCGGCGTTACTCAGGCCTGCCTCGAAGCGGGTGTCACGTTCTACGAGCAAACCATCTTGCACGTGCTGCCGGTGTCGTCGCCCAAGGTGGCCGAGCTGACGAAGGTCTTCGAGAATACGTTTCGCGCGGTCAACATCGCTATGGTCAACGAGATGGCGATTCTGTGCGACCGGCTCGGGATCGACATCTGGGAAGTCATCGACGCTGCCGCGACCAAACCGTTCGGAATCATGCGGTTCGATCCCGGACCGGGCGTCGGCGGGCACTGCATCCCCCTGGACCCCTTCTATTTGGCCTGGAAGGCGCGCGAGTACGACTTCCGCGTACGCTTCATCGAGCTGGCGGGAGAAATCAACGTCGGCATGCCGTACTTCGTACGGGAAAAGGTTCTGCGTGCGCTCAACGAGCGCGGCAAGGCGCTCAAGGGTGCCTCGATCCTGGCGCTCGGCGTAGCGTATAAACGCGATATCGACGACTACCGCGAGTCGCCGGCGCTCAAGGTCATGGAACTCCTGCAGCGCGACGGAGCCCGGATCGATTACCACGATCCGCACGTTCCAAGCTTTACCGACGAGCGAGGTAAGGCGTGGCACTCGATCCCGCTCTCGAAGGACGTGCTGGAACGCACCGACTGCGTGGTGATACTCACCGACCATTCGACGGTCGACTACGGCCGCGTTCTCGAGCAGGCCGAGCTCGTCATCGACACGCGTAACGCGACCAAAGACGTGCGTCAGAAGCTCAACGGCAAGGTGCAGAAGAGCCTGGTGCTGCTGTGA
- a CDS encoding Gfo/Idh/MocA family oxidoreductase — protein MNANGKRPRVGVVGAGKWGMNIVRCCAKMGVLAAVCDGDLHPLEEIRAKYSGVKVFCDFDSMLSLAKIDAVAIAAPAQMHAKLALRAIEAGLDVFVEKPLALGVADAQRVVDAARDAGCKLVVGHVLLYHPAVRTMLKLIGDGRIGQVRHLRSRRLSWGRLRSYEDVWWSFAPHDVAVMLEVFGEEPSAISCDASAFIRPHIADVTYADFRFSTGRSAHIEVAWIDPDKGWRLDVFGSTGVLAFSESSDGSKLVLTPCGDRLNARGEAELYREPAREIEIPAGEPLQIELEAFCRTVRGGRLPPSHGDEALAVVRTVAMIHEYAETPAATTETIARWTA, from the coding sequence GTGAATGCCAACGGGAAGCGCCCGCGCGTCGGCGTCGTTGGGGCCGGCAAATGGGGCATGAACATCGTGCGTTGCTGCGCCAAGATGGGCGTGCTCGCGGCCGTTTGCGACGGCGACCTTCATCCGCTCGAAGAAATACGGGCGAAGTATTCCGGCGTCAAAGTCTTCTGCGATTTCGACTCGATGCTCTCGCTGGCGAAGATCGACGCCGTCGCGATCGCCGCACCGGCGCAGATGCACGCGAAGCTTGCGCTGCGCGCCATCGAGGCGGGGCTCGACGTCTTCGTCGAGAAGCCGCTCGCGCTCGGCGTCGCCGACGCCCAACGCGTGGTCGACGCGGCGCGGGATGCCGGGTGCAAACTGGTCGTCGGGCACGTTCTGCTGTACCATCCGGCCGTTCGGACGATGCTCAAGCTCATCGGCGACGGGCGCATCGGCCAAGTGCGGCACTTGCGTTCGCGGCGTCTGAGTTGGGGAAGGCTGCGTTCGTACGAAGACGTGTGGTGGAGCTTCGCACCGCACGACGTCGCCGTGATGCTCGAGGTGTTCGGCGAGGAACCGTCGGCGATCAGCTGCGACGCGAGCGCCTTTATCCGCCCGCACATTGCCGACGTCACCTACGCGGACTTTCGCTTTTCGACGGGGCGCAGCGCCCACATCGAAGTCGCGTGGATCGATCCGGACAAAGGGTGGCGCTTAGACGTGTTCGGTTCGACCGGCGTGCTGGCGTTCAGCGAAAGCAGCGACGGATCGAAGCTCGTGCTTACGCCGTGCGGCGACCGTTTGAACGCTCGCGGCGAAGCGGAGCTCTACCGCGAGCCGGCTCGCGAAATCGAGATTCCCGCCGGCGAGCCGCTGCAAATCGAGCTCGAAGCGTTCTGCCGTACCGTGCGCGGAGGGCGCCTGCCGCCCAGCCACGGCGACGAAGCGCTGGCGGTCGTTCGAACGGTCGCCATGATTCACGAATATGCAGAGACACCTGCCGCAACGACGGAGACGATAGCGCGATGGACGGCGTAG
- a CDS encoding tetratricopeptide repeat protein, with protein sequence MTRPRKLLERALKDVQERLRNHPGSVPIMFERAQLLDRLGRADDARLAYVEILQRDASHFGALNDLGMLLFKAGLRQEAFTCFNAVVAKHPREAVGHANLALILLRGGEKEKAREHYEIAVSLDPQNVEARRGLALALEALGDRTSAAVHRDIGFGAAPLVEIPYRGEGSGIRVLLLVRAGPGNVPTDRFLDDRTFAVAKLVADAYRPSLALPAHDVIFNAIGDADVTGDALERAAAIVERSGALVVNPPEAVLETGRVRIARRLRDVEGIVAPRAQAYAKALLLAPDAVDRLEGDGFGLPFLLRAAGFHTGEHFERVERREELREIASRLPGEELLALEFADVRGADGNARKYRVLFIDGNLYPLHLAISPHWKVHYFSAAMADHAERRAEEERFLSDMSGALGGRAVDALARVAAELALDYAGADFTIDAGGNVVLFEANATMIVPVPDADPRWEYRRAPIARIERAVRAMLLRLSRPA encoded by the coding sequence GTGACGCGGCCGCGCAAGCTGCTCGAGCGCGCGCTCAAAGATGTGCAGGAGCGGTTGCGCAATCACCCGGGTTCGGTTCCGATCATGTTCGAGCGCGCGCAACTGCTCGACCGGCTCGGACGCGCCGACGACGCGCGGCTCGCCTACGTCGAGATTTTGCAGCGCGACGCTTCGCATTTCGGGGCACTCAACGACTTGGGCATGCTGCTCTTCAAGGCCGGCCTTCGCCAAGAGGCGTTCACCTGCTTTAACGCCGTTGTCGCCAAGCATCCGCGCGAAGCCGTCGGGCACGCAAACCTCGCCTTGATCTTGCTGCGCGGCGGCGAGAAAGAAAAGGCGCGCGAGCACTACGAGATCGCGGTTTCGCTCGATCCGCAAAACGTCGAAGCGCGCCGCGGTTTGGCGTTGGCGCTCGAAGCGCTGGGCGATCGCACGAGTGCGGCCGTGCATCGCGACATCGGTTTCGGCGCGGCGCCGCTGGTGGAGATTCCGTATCGCGGCGAGGGCAGCGGCATCCGCGTGCTGCTGCTCGTTCGCGCGGGCCCCGGAAACGTCCCGACGGACCGGTTTCTCGACGACCGGACGTTTGCAGTCGCAAAACTCGTCGCGGATGCGTATCGGCCCTCGCTCGCGCTGCCGGCGCACGACGTGATTTTCAACGCCATCGGCGATGCCGACGTAACCGGTGACGCCCTCGAACGCGCCGCTGCGATCGTCGAGCGATCGGGTGCGCTCGTCGTGAACCCGCCGGAGGCAGTATTAGAGACGGGTCGCGTGCGCATTGCGCGGCGTCTGCGCGACGTCGAAGGGATCGTGGCTCCGCGCGCGCAGGCGTATGCCAAAGCGCTGTTGCTCGCGCCGGACGCCGTCGACCGGCTCGAAGGCGACGGATTCGGGCTCCCGTTTCTCTTACGCGCCGCGGGGTTTCACACCGGCGAGCATTTCGAGCGCGTCGAGCGGCGCGAGGAGCTGCGCGAAATCGCCTCGCGGCTTCCCGGCGAGGAGCTGCTGGCACTCGAGTTTGCCGACGTTCGCGGCGCCGACGGCAACGCGCGCAAATACCGGGTGCTCTTCATCGATGGAAATCTCTATCCGCTCCACCTAGCGATTTCGCCGCACTGGAAAGTCCACTACTTCTCCGCGGCGATGGCCGATCACGCCGAACGGCGTGCCGAAGAAGAGCGATTTCTCAGCGACATGTCCGGCGCGCTCGGCGGGCGTGCGGTCGACGCGCTCGCGCGCGTCGCGGCTGAGCTCGCCTTGGATTACGCGGGGGCGGATTTCACGATCGACGCCGGCGGCAACGTCGTGCTGTTCGAAGCTAACGCGACGATGATCGTTCCGGTTCCCGATGCCGACCCACGCTGGGAGTATCGCCGGGCGCCGATCGCTCGGATCGAACGAGCCGTGCGCGCGATGCTGCTTAGGCTATCGCGTCCTGCCTAA